From Cydia fagiglandana chromosome 24, ilCydFagi1.1, whole genome shotgun sequence, a single genomic window includes:
- the LOC134676408 gene encoding zinc finger protein 239-like, which yields MSFETVVVKPEPHYETLDAEDSHDGFTDDVCVKVEPSAELPDCDSSNEEAEAGGLYSDHEIKDELVLGPEVVQEPRRTTSSHTAIIKKEDLLVPRTTAYTKKEIDSQQEKRSILQESAETHIYVCDSCGKTFKRKNKLIQHIYIHLRRISKQLPKQLRKRKKISACETCGKEFANRDYLKRHRKIHTREKVYTCEVCNKEFFSAGNLNKHKITHTKTKAYACDICKKSFSYIDSLKTHKRLHDGVKPYSCVTCGTRFTQLCHLNVHKRTHTGEKPFSCEICKKQFTTKPSLKEHVRVHTNEKPYTCDICKKMFSYKTSFKHHKITHMEVKPYCCEMCQAQFSQLFNLKRHLLKHHSPGPQNK from the exons ATGTCGTTTGAGACTGTAGTCGTGAAGCCAGAACCTCATTATGAGACGCTGGACGCGGAGGATTCGCATGACGGGTTTACAGATGACG TGTGTGTGAAGGTGGAACCGTCAGCCGAGCTGCCTGACTGTGACAGCTCTAATGAGGAAGCAGAGGCAGGAGGCCTGTACTCTGACCATGAGATTAAAGACGAGCTAGTGTTGGGACCGGAAGTGGTTCAGGAACCACGCCGCA CTACATCCTCTCACACAGCGATTATTAAAAAGGAAGATCTGCTCGTGCCTCGCACCACGGCTTACACTAAAAAAGAAATCGACTCACAACAGGAAAAAAGAAGCATCCTTCAAGAATCCGCAGAAACTCACATATATGTGTGCGACAGTTGTGGCAAAACGTTTAAAAGGAAAAACAAATTAATACAACACATCTATATACATTTGCGGAGAATTTCAAAACAATTACCAAAACAGCTcagaaaaaggaaaaaaatatctGCCTGTGAAACCTGCGGAAAGGAATTCGCGAACAGGGATTATTTGAAACGTCATAGAAAAATACACACACGAGAAAAGGTGTACACGTGTGAAGTTTGCAACAAAGAGTTCTTTAGTGCGGGCAATttgaataaacataaaattacaCACACAAAGACGAAGGCGTACGCATGCGATATATGCAAAAAGTCGTTCAGTTACATAGACTCTTTAAAAACACATAAACGTCTTCACGACGGGGTTAAACCTTATAGTTGTGTTACATGTGGAACGCGGTTCACGCAATTATGTCATTTGAATGTTCATAAAAGGACCCATACGGGTGAAAAACCCTTCTCCTGCGAGATATGTAAGAAGCAGTTTACTACAAAACCTAGTTTAAAGGAACATGTGCGTGTCCACACTAATGAGAAACCATACACGTGTGATATTTGTAAGAAAATGTTCAGTTACAAGACTAGTTTCAAACATCATAAAATAACACATATGGAAGTAAAACCTTACTGCTGCGAAATGTGTCAAGCGCAGTTTTCACAGTTGTTTAACTTGAAGAGACATTTACTGAAACACCATTCGCCtggaccacagaataaataa